The nucleotide window CCGAACAGGGCGGCTCGCCAGAGGATGGCGAGCCCTCCGATGTGGCATAGGGGCATGACCGCGAGCCAGGTGTCGTGCTCCGCTACGCCCAATCGCTGGGCAAAGCCCACCGCATTCCAATAATGGTTGCCGTAGGTCAGCAGGACACCCTTAGGCCGGCCTGAGGTTCCGGAGGTGTACAGGATGCCCTGAACGGCTTGGAGGGAGATCCGGCGGGAGGGCCAAGGTGCGTCTGCGGGAATCCCTGGGAGGAGGTCCGGATGGTCGGGATCTAGGAAGACCACGGGATCCCAGCCGGATCCGCGCAGCAGATCCGTAAACGCGGGGTGGGCGAGCAGCAGGCGCGGCCGGGCATCCCGCAAGCGCTCCCACAGCTCGGGCGCGGTCAAGCGGGGGTGAAGGGGAACAAGCACGGCGTTGAGGCGTGTGAGGGCAAAGGCGAGCACGGCGAAGGGGAGGCCGTTCGGGCTGAGGAGGGCCACCCGGTCCTGAGTTCCCACCCCGAGCCCCCCCAGCCGCCGGGCCACCCGGTTCACCCGCTCGTCCAGCTCCCCGAAGGAGAGGGCCGCGGACCCGCACAGGAGGGCCGTCCGACCGGGGCGGACCCGGGCCTGTTCCGCCAGCCAGTCCGCGGTGGTCATACCAGGAGTGCGACTCCCAGCAGCGCCGCGTGCACCAGGTGCAGCCGGGCAGTACCGCGCAGGGCGTGGTTTAAGGCCGCTCCCTCATGGGTCCATACGAAGTGGGCGAGGGAGGCGGCCCACGGAAGGCCGAGCCAGGGAAGCCAGTAGAACTCCCCCAGCCAGCCGGCGGCGCGCATCCAGGCGGGTGCCGCGAAGGTTCCCACAAGGCACAGGAGATACTCCAGGCGGGTGCCGGTGCGGCCGAGGCGCACGGCCAGGGTGCGCTTTCCAGTCGCCCGGTCCGTCTCCAGATCCCGGAGGTTGTTGACCACGAGGATGGCGGTGCACAGGAATCCCACAGGGATCGCGGCGGCCACGGGCCGGACCCGCAGGACTCCCGTCTGCACGTAATCCGTCCCCACCACGGCCACGAGACCAAAGAAGACGAAGACCAGCAGATCCCCCAGCCCCCGGTAGCCGAGAGGAAAAGGACCCGCGGTGTACAGCAGGCCCGCGAGGACACACGTCCCGCCCACCAGCACGAGGATCCACCCCCGCAAGGCCACGAGGTACAGGCCGCCCAGGGCGGCCAGCCCAAACGCCGCGTACGCGCCCAGGAGCACGTGGCGGGGGCTCAAAAGTCCCGTGGCCGTGACCCGAGGAGGGCCCAGGCGGTGCGGCGGGTCGGAGCCATGGAGGAAGTCGTAGACGTCGTTGGCGAGGTTGGTGCCGATCTGCAGCCACAGGGCCACCCACAGGGAGGCCAGGGCCGCGGGAAGGTGAAAGGCGCTCAGGTGGGCCGCGGTGGCGCTTCCCACGAGGACTGGGGCGACGGCCGCGGGCAGGGTGGCGGGCCGCACCGCCAGGACCCATCGGCTCAGACCACGGGGGAGGCTCTGTGCGGCTTCCCACACGGTCCTCAAGGGAATCGGGGGAATCTGGAGAAGTCGGGCTTGCGCTTCTGCAGAAAGGCGTCCCGACCCTCCTTGGCCTCGTCCGTGAGGTAATAGAGAAGCGTGGCGTCCCCACCGAGCTGCTGCAGCCCCGCGAGCCCGT belongs to Armatimonadota bacterium and includes:
- a CDS encoding 1,4-dihydroxy-2-naphthoate polyprenyltransferase yields the protein MWEAAQSLPRGLSRWVLAVRPATLPAAVAPVLVGSATAAHLSAFHLPAALASLWVALWLQIGTNLANDVYDFLHGSDPPHRLGPPRVTATGLLSPRHVLLGAYAAFGLAALGGLYLVALRGWILVLVGGTCVLAGLLYTAGPFPLGYRGLGDLLVFVFFGLVAVVGTDYVQTGVLRVRPVAAAIPVGFLCTAILVVNNLRDLETDRATGKRTLAVRLGRTGTRLEYLLCLVGTFAAPAWMRAAGWLGEFYWLPWLGLPWAASLAHFVWTHEGAALNHALRGTARLHLVHAALLGVALLV